The following proteins are encoded in a genomic region of Vulpes vulpes isolate BD-2025 chromosome X, VulVul3, whole genome shotgun sequence:
- the IL9R gene encoding LOW QUALITY PROTEIN: interleukin-9 receptor (The sequence of the model RefSeq protein was modified relative to this genomic sequence to represent the inferred CDS: inserted 2 bases in 1 codon; substituted 1 base at 1 genomic stop codon) → MGPRKCIWEDWSLEREALLPEWSTWLLICTWVGPGVSIHGEGGGLEAGSFTCLNNNVLRIDCHWSAPELGQGPSPWLLFTGNPRLGSKHRCVFRASGCTVVLPPEEGLVPPDNFTITFHHYVSGKEQVSLVDPQYLPWRHMKLDPPSDLQSNVSSGSCVLTWGVSPALEPLAAILSYELAFKKQEEAWEQARHRDHIVGVTQLTLEAIEVDPGSSYEARLRVQMATLKEEMVQEQHCEAQWSEWRXSVCFPSPQSPVQGGGLPPRGTPLTRASTLVAVPIFLLLTSLTYLAVFKLSPRMKRSFYQNVPSLAPFFQSCXSVHHGDFQVHAQPVAGVGVGLGSPTGLACPECGLQRERRLTWIRAHITGLLPSPDPVSSPQGTSESSVQEVIAWLTYDPVDPWQSVVPEDEEEGPGAGFPGAVLGAGHVLHGGQPPAYLPQEDWVPASTPPRPAPPQSEGNSGDWAALGAATPLPSQEAHGALGPARLWPMAFLVTSIVWMPGKEVPVWESVMRSWDIVLRFTEKVLAFIGFSWALGGAGAARSPPPPPPPGGAPAQLPARPTEGELQRPSLCLLWQEPRLLRLRPGGGAASTRA, encoded by the exons ACTGGTCCCTAGAGAGAGAGGCCCTGCTGCCAGAGTGGAGCACCTGGCTCCTGATCTGCACCTGGGTCGGGCCCGGAGTCTCCATCCACGGGGAAGGAGGAG GGCTCGAGGCTGGCTCTTTCACCTGCCTCAACAACAATGTCCTAAGGATTGACTGCCACTGGTCTGCCCCAGAGCTGGGTCAGGGCCCCAGTCCCTGGCTCCTCTTTACCGG CAACCCCAGGCTGGGCAGCAAGCATAGATGTGTCTTCCGGGCCAGCGGGTGCACTGTGGTGCTGCCGCCTGAGGAGGGGCTCGTGCCTCCCGACAACTTCACCATCACTTTCCACCATTACGTGTCTGGGAAGGAGCAGGTCAGCTTGGTGGACCCACAGTACCTGCCCTGGAGACACA TGAAGTTGGACCCTCCCTCGGACTTACAGAGCAATGTCAGCTCTGGGTCCTGTGTCCTGACCTGGGGCGTCAGTCCTGCCTTGGAGCCTCTGGCCGCCATCCTCAGCTATGAGTTGGCCTTCAAGAAACAGGAAGAGGCCTGGGAG CAGGCCCGGCACAGGGATCACATTGTCGGGGTGACCCAGCTCACCCTTGAAGCTATAGAAGTGGACCCTGGCTCCAGCTATGAGGCCAGGCTGCGTGTCCAGATGGCCACACTGAAGGAGGAGATGGTGCAGGAGCAGCACTGTGAGGCCCAGTGGAGCGAATGGCGCTAGTCTGTGTGCTTCCCATCTCCTCAGAGCCCTGTTCAAGGTGGGGGTCTCCCTCCTAGAGGGACTCCCCTCACTCGTGCATC CACCCTTGTTGCTGTGCCCATCTTTTTGCTGCTGACCAGCCTGACCTACCTCGCGGTGTTCAAGCTTTCACCCAG GATGAAGAGAAGCTTCTACCAGAACGTACCCTCTCTGGCTCCATTCTTCCAGTCCTG TAGTGTGCACCACGGTGACTTCCAGGTGCATGCACAGCCCGTGGCAGGagtgggagtggggctggggtcACCCACAGGTCTGGCCTGCCCAGAATGTGGGCTTCAGCGGGAGCGGAGGCTA ACCTGGATCAGGGCCCACATAACTGGCCTGCTGCCGAGCCCAGACCCTGTCAGTTCCCCACAAGGAACCTCGGAGTCCAGTGTCCAGGAGGTCATTGCGTGGCTGACCTATGACCCAGTGGATCCCTGGCAGTCAGTGGTCCCAGAGGACGAGGAGGAGGGCCCTGGTGCCGGCTTCCCAGGGGCTGTGCTGGGAGCAGGGCATGTGCTACATGGAGGGCAGCCGCCTGCCTACCTGCCGCAGGAGGACTGGGTCCCTGCAAGCACCCCCCCCAGGCCAGCTCCCCCACAGTCAGAGGGCAACAGTGGTGACTGGGCTGCTCTGGGGGCTGCTACCCCTCTACCTTCCCAGGAAGCACACGGAGCTCTGGGCCCAGCCCGACTTTGGCCCATggcctttctggtgaccagcaTAGTCTGGATGCCTGGCAAGGAAGTACCTGTGTGGGAGTCGGTCATG AGAAGCTGGGATATTGTACTCCGTTTCACTGAGAAAGTTCTAGCATTTATTGGATTCAgctgggccctgggaggggcgggCGCTGCACGGTCTCcaccgcccccaccgccccccgggGGTGCCCCAGCCCAGCTCCCGGCCAGACCCACGGAGGGCGAGCTCCAGAGGCCTAGTCTCTGCCTCCTATGGCAGGAGCCCCGCCTTCTCCGCCTCCGCCCCGGAGGTGGGGCCGCGTCCACGCGGGCCTGA